A region from the Sphingopyxis lindanitolerans genome encodes:
- a CDS encoding SufD family Fe-S cluster assembly protein — MTGTLPSRRDEAWRYSDIEALARLWPLPAPESIIVPAGGDFKRAIVQDAGEIRQIEMVLGKGAVAQLHILNIGGAYGRIELDVTLHEGADFHLGAAQIGGGAQNLEIITTVTHAEPGATSRQVVRSVLGGTATGTYLGKVAVARDAQATDSAQDVKAMLLDRSATANAKPELEIFADDVKCAHGCAIGELDAMALYYLQSRGLPPGEAKKLMLQAFVAGVFDGAEDEARLQELALAKLGELV; from the coding sequence ATGACCGGTACCCTTCCTTCGCGCCGTGACGAAGCTTGGCGTTACAGCGATATAGAGGCGCTGGCGCGCCTCTGGCCGCTGCCTGCGCCCGAGAGCATCATCGTGCCTGCGGGCGGCGACTTCAAACGTGCGATCGTGCAGGATGCGGGCGAAATCCGGCAGATCGAAATGGTGCTGGGCAAAGGCGCGGTCGCCCAACTGCATATCCTCAACATCGGCGGCGCCTACGGCCGCATCGAACTCGATGTGACGCTCCACGAAGGCGCCGACTTCCATCTCGGCGCGGCGCAGATCGGTGGCGGCGCGCAAAATCTCGAGATCATCACGACCGTCACCCATGCAGAGCCCGGCGCGACGTCGCGGCAGGTCGTGCGCTCGGTGCTCGGCGGCACCGCCACCGGCACCTATCTCGGCAAGGTCGCGGTCGCGCGCGATGCGCAAGCCACCGACAGCGCGCAGGATGTGAAAGCGATGCTGCTCGACCGCAGCGCGACCGCGAACGCCAAGCCCGAACTCGAAATCTTCGCGGACGATGTGAAATGCGCGCACGGCTGCGCGATCGGCGAGCTCGATGCCATGGCGCTCTATTATCTGCAATCGCGCGGGCTTCCGCCCGGTGAGGCGAAGAAGCTGATGTTGCAGGCGTTCGTCGCCGGCGTGTTCGACGGCGCCGAGGATGAGGCGCGGCTACAGGAACTGGCGCTGGCGAAGCTGGGGGAATTGGTGTGA